CACGAGATCGAACGCAACTACCGCGGCTATATGGAACAACTGCGCGCCTATTAATGAATAAACTGGTTCTCACCGGTTTTATGGCAACGGGCAAAAGCGCGGTGGGGCGTTGTCTGGCCGCGCGCCTGGGCCGAAAATTTTTCGATACCGATCACATTATCGTGCGCCGCGCCGGTTGCTCGATTGAACGAATTTTCGCAATCCATGGCGAAGCACATTTCCGGGCGCTCGAACGCGCAGTGATCAAGGAGTTAGCGCTCAGCCCCGACACCGCTGTGATCGCCACCGGCGGCGGCTCGCTGGTGGACGAGGTCAATTATTGGACCTTGGCGCCAGTCGCGCGGATTGTCTGCCTGGTCGCCCGGCCCGAAGTGATCGCCGCCCGGCTGGCGGGTGCCGCGACGGTGCGACCCAAGCTGGCGGAAAGCGGTCTTCCGCTGAAAGAAGCAATCGCCCGCTTGATGGAACAGCGGGCGGGCGCTTACGCCCGCATCGGAACGGTCGTGGACAGCTCTGAGCTGACTATCGCGCAAACCGCCGATCGGGTCATCCAGATGCTGGAGGCCTGATGCCCTCCTTCGACGTGCAATTGGGCGCGCGCTCCCATCCGGTACATGTCGCGGCTGGGTTGCTGGCACGGCTGGGCCAATTGGCGGCCGGCGTAGGGCTGGCCGGTCGCTGCGTGATCGTCACCGACTACACCGTCGGTGCGCTCTATCTAAAGACGGTCGAAGCGGCCCTCAAAGGCGCCGGGTTCGATCCAGCGGTTATCCGAATCGCGCCCGGAGAAGCCAGCAAATCTAGCGCGGGGTTGGGGCGGATCTATGACGGCCTGATCGAGGCTGGACTGGATCGCTCCCACGCCGTTTTCGCCTTGGGTGGCGGCGTGGTAGGCGACTTAGCGGGTTTTGCCGCCGCCACCTATTTGCGCGGGGTGCCCCTGGTCCAGGTCCCAACCACGCTTCTGGCCCAGGTGGACTCCGCCTTGGGCGGCAAGACCGCTATTGACCATCCTCGCGGAAAAAATCTTATTGGCGCCTTTTACCAGCCTCGTCTGATCGTCGCCGACGTGGAAACCCTGCGTTCGCTGGGTGAGCGCGAATTTCGGGAGGGGCTGGCGGAAGTCATCAAGTATGGCGCCATCATGGATGCTCCCTTGATCGACCATCTAGAGCACTCGCTCCAGAACATCCTCGGCCGGGAGCCGCGTGCGCTGGAAATAATCGTCGAACGCTCCCTGCGCCACAAGGCGTTCGTGGTGGAGCGCGACGAGCAAGAAAGCGATCTGCGCACCATTCTCAACTTCGGCCACACCGTCGGCCACGCCTTGGAGATGTCCGCTGGCTATGGCCACTATCTGCATGGCGAAGCGGTCGCGATTGGAATGACCGCGGCCAGCCGCTTGTCCTGCCTGCACGCGGGGCTTGCACCGGCGGAGGCGCGGCGGCTGCAAAAGCTGATCGAGACGGCAGGATTGCCAGTGGAATTGCCCGCGGGATGGCTGAACGAAGACTTCGCGCGCGCCTTGCGCCTGGACAAAAAGCGCGCGGCCGGCACGATCCGTTTCGTCCTGCTGGACCGCCTGGGGCACGCCCTGGTGCGTGCGCTGGAGTTCGATCAAGTGACCGCCGCGCTCGCGTCCTGATTCATTCCATATCCTTACTTAACGCTCCCTGCGCCATCCCCACGGCGGCGGATCAAGTGCGCGGCGGTCTGGCCGCGCCGGCTGCTTGCAACTCGCCACCCTGCTCCAGGCGCCAACGGTCGATCGTCTCGATGTTGAAGCGCCAATCGCTACCCAGTTTGAAGCCAGGGATGTCTCCGCGCTTGAGCAGCCGATAAATGGTGGAAGGATGCACCCGCAGATAATCGGATAATTCCTTGACGGTCAGAACCTTCGCTGGGGTTGCCATGGTGGCTCGGCTCCGTGAAAATCTAGGAAAATGCTGCCCTGTCTTAGCTTTGGCCAACAATCGCACAACAACTTTTTCGCGCGCGCAAACAAAAGGGCTAAATCAGGCGCTTTGGTGGTAATTAATCGCGCCGGCCACAAGAAATTTTCCTTCGCATGGCACCATGTCACTCCGCCTCGCCGTTTGTTGGGACAAGCAGCGGCGTCCAATCAGGCGGGAGTTTTTGGCGAAGCCGAGTGAGAAGACCCCGGTCCAAAGAGCGAGGAGATGAGCAGCAGCGCGACGCCGATAGTGATGGCAGAGTCGGCGACGTTGAAGATCGGGTAATCGTGCGCGTAGTAGTGCATCAAGATGAAATCGGTGACAACCCCGTACGATAGCCGATCAATCAGATTGCCGCAGGCCCCGGCCAGAATCAGCGCCAGGGCGGTATTGATTAGCCCCAAGCGAAAATTCTGCCACAACAAAACCAGCAGCACGACGATGGCGACCGCTGACAGCCCGATCAGGAACCAATGATGGACCCAGGGCGGCGCATTGGTCAGCAGGCTGAAAGCCGCTCCTGGATTGAGAGCATAGGTAATGTCCAGCCAGTGGGGGATGAGCACGATGTCGTCGCTCAAGCGCAAATGGTTGCGAACCAACGCCTTGGTCACCTGGTCCAACGCCAACACCGGCAGCGTGATCAGGAACAAGGAGCGAAAAAAACCTGCCAGGCGCGCGCTCAATGGCTCGCCGCCGCCTCGATCACCGCACGGCAGCGCGGGCATAGCTCGGTGGGCTCGCGATGGTAGGTCCAGCAGCGTGGGCATTTGTGCCCCTCGCTGCGCCGGCCGAGGAT
The DNA window shown above is from Candidatus Binataceae bacterium and carries:
- a CDS encoding shikimate kinase translates to MNKLVLTGFMATGKSAVGRCLAARLGRKFFDTDHIIVRRAGCSIERIFAIHGEAHFRALERAVIKELALSPDTAVIATGGGSLVDEVNYWTLAPVARIVCLVARPEVIAARLAGAATVRPKLAESGLPLKEAIARLMEQRAGAYARIGTVVDSSELTIAQTADRVIQMLEA
- the aroB gene encoding 3-dehydroquinate synthase; this encodes MPSFDVQLGARSHPVHVAAGLLARLGQLAAGVGLAGRCVIVTDYTVGALYLKTVEAALKGAGFDPAVIRIAPGEASKSSAGLGRIYDGLIEAGLDRSHAVFALGGGVVGDLAGFAAATYLRGVPLVQVPTTLLAQVDSALGGKTAIDHPRGKNLIGAFYQPRLIVADVETLRSLGEREFREGLAEVIKYGAIMDAPLIDHLEHSLQNILGREPRALEIIVERSLRHKAFVVERDEQESDLRTILNFGHTVGHALEMSAGYGHYLHGEAVAIGMTAASRLSCLHAGLAPAEARRLQKLIETAGLPVELPAGWLNEDFARALRLDKKRAAGTIRFVLLDRLGHALVRALEFDQVTAALAS
- a CDS encoding helix-turn-helix domain-containing protein, which produces MATPAKVLTVKELSDYLRVHPSTIYRLLKRGDIPGFKLGSDWRFNIETIDRWRLEQGGELQAAGAARPPRT
- the lspA gene encoding signal peptidase II gives rise to the protein MSARLAGFFRSLFLITLPVLALDQVTKALVRNHLRLSDDIVLIPHWLDITYALNPGAAFSLLTNAPPWVHHWFLIGLSAVAIVVLLVLLWQNFRLGLINTALALILAGACGNLIDRLSYGVVTDFILMHYYAHDYPIFNVADSAITIGVALLLISSLFGPGSSHSASPKTPA